The sequence TGTATCCTGATTACAGGCTTGCAATTGCTCGGCCTGAACTGCCCCTATGAATCCAAAACTAAATACTAATGATAGAAAAATGGTTCTCATAATGTTCTCTCCATGACTATTTAACCCGTTGTTTATCTATTATTTAGCGCTATTCGCAGCTTCTTTGGGTAACACTTTATCCAACCAAAAATAACCAATGACAGCAGATAAAAGCGATCCGACTAAGATCCCTAACCTTGCAAAATCACCGTAGGCAGCGCCCTCTCCCACAAATGCTAGAGATGAGATAAACATAGACATGGTAAAACCGATACCACACATCACAGCCACCGGAGCAATATGCCTCCACCCCATGCCTTCAGGAAGTACGGCCCATTTAAGTTTTACCGCAATATAGCTAAAAAACAGGACACCCAGTGGCTTACCTAACAGCAGACCTAAGGCAATACCTACTGGCACAGGAGAAAATAGCGCATCTAAACTCATACCACCTAGATTTACACCCGCATTAGCGAAAGCAAAAATAGGCAAGATGATAAAAGTGCTCCAAGGATGCAGGCTATGCTCTAAACTCTCCGATGGAGAGGTGCCATCTTTCGCCCTGAGCGGAATACAGAAAGCGATGATCACCCCCGCTAGTGTCGCGTGTACACCTGACTTTAGTACGGCAATCCAGAGGATCATACCTAGGACTCCATATGGGCCTAAAGCTGTTACCCCTCGCCTGTTTAAACCGATTAAGCCTAATATTGCGATAGCAGCGACAACCAGACTCACCATAGACAAATCAGTGCTATAGAAGAGGGCAATAATCACCACAACCCCCAGATCATCGATAATAGCTAATGCGAGTAGAAAAACTTTCAACGCCACCGGGACTCGGCTGCCTAATAGCGCCATGATCCCCAGTGCAAAAGCGATATCTGTTGCAGCTGGAATGGCCCAACCTACTTGAGTAACAGGGTCACTGTAATTAAATAGCAGATAAACACCAACCGGAAAGACCATGCCACCTATTGCAGCGAAAGTAGGAAGAGATGCCTGGGCTCTGCTCGACAGGGCTCCTTCGAGCAGTTCACGCTTCACCTCTAGGCCAATCAACATAAAGAAGATTGCCATCAAGCCATCATTGATCCAATGTATGAGCGTCTTGTCAATATCCAGACTACCGACTCGGACCTGCATCTCGGTATCTAAGAATCCTTGATATATTCCAGACAGAGGCGAGTTTGCCATTAGCATAGCGAGCAAAACCGCTACCATAAGCAGGATGCCACCCGCCGATTCCTGGCTTAAAAAATTCTTTATCGCCTTTTCCATAATACGCTCCAATAAACCTTAATGATTTGAGTGTAGCCGAATACAATTATGTTGAATATTCGCTTCCATCTGCTATTAACATCGGAAATTCCGAGCTATCCAGTGTAACCAGTGAATGACTAGTTATCAACTGTTCAGATAACAGGCAAGCATTAATACACAAGATAAACAATATTGTGACTCAAATCACAAGTGCAACAGAGGAGGAAGATGATGAGAATTTATGCAGATAAAATGGATAATGAGTGCTAACTTAAAACAAATTTAGCACTCGTTAACTCTGAAATATCAGTGAATTAACACTCAGTTAAGAAAACTTTATGTTTAAACAGAAAAAGGGTATTTGATGGCATCATGGTGTTGATAATTTGACACTTCAAAGTCATCCATGGTCACCCAGGTCTCTAGATCTTCCAGTGATTTGATATCAGGATTGATAGACAATGAAGCAGGCTCAAAAGGCTCTCGTTTCAATTGAACATCGCGCATCAAATCTAATTGATCTTCATAAATGTGAGCGTTGACAATTTTATGGTAGGCCATCCCCGGCTTCTTGCCGGTAATTTGCGCAATTAACGCCAGGAGTGTAAATACCTGAACCTGATTAAAATTCAATCCTAAGGGGACATCACAGGAACGCTGAAAGCTATTGAGATATAATGTATCTCCCAACAGGGAAAAATTATGGGTGTGCATACACGGGCGTAAGCAGCCCATATGAAATTCCCCCGGGTTATAGAAACTGAGGATCTCTCCGCGATCATCGACCCCTTTCTTAAGGTTATCAACTATTTTCTTCAACTGATCTATGGTGCCACCATCGGGTTTACTCCACGCCCTTCCCTGAACACCATATACCCGACCCATATCATCCTCTCCTTTTCGATGAGGATTATTCAACCAAGCCAAGTTCTCATTGGCATTAGCGTCCCAGGTCTTCGCCCCCAGCTTACGGAAATCGGCAGCATTATCATAACCACGAATATATCCCAACATTTCGGCAATAGCCGCTTTCCAAAAACTTTTACGGGTAGTGATTAAGGGGAACTCATTTTTCTCGACGTTATAAATAAGATCGGCATTTATGACAGTGAGACACCGTTTTCCGGTACGTTCATTCTCAATCCAGGTACCTTCATCGATGATCCGATTACAGAGTGCTAAGTATTGCTTCATTATGGTTGACCTTAATCTGGAACTTTAAAAATATGTCTATTATCGGTACTAATTCCCGATAAAACCATCCACTCAAATTTCAAACAGAGATAGATGAGATTGGAACTAAACTTAAGTTATTGCGAGCTTCACTCCGACAACAACTAACAAGAGTGCAAAAATTCTCTTCAATACTTTAGTCGGCCAAATACTAGCAGCCTTCACTCCTAAGGGAGCGATCAAGACAGATGTCATAACGATACCTAAGAGTGCTGGCAAATACACATAACCTAAGGTCCACTCTGGTAAATCCGACACGTTCCAGCCTGAAATGACGTAACTGGCACTGCCAAAAAGTGCGATAAATACCCCTGATGCAGAAGAGAAGCCTATGGCGCTTTTCATCTGTAATCCACACCAGCTCAAGAAGGGGATTAGCAGAACCCCGCCGCCGATCCCCATTAATGCCGCGATAATGGCAATAACGGTTGATACCGCAAATAATATCGACGTCGAAGGCATAGGTTTGTCGGCTTTACTAAATCCATAGGGGAAAATCATCTGTACCGCCATACAGATAACAAACACGGCAAAACTTGTTTGTAGCAAATCTGCGCTAAATAGGCTTGAAATAAAACCAGCGCTTAAGGAGCCCAGTATCAAGCCAGGCAGTACAGATTTAAGTAAAGGCCAGGGAATATTGCCCTGCTTATGATGAGCGCGAGCCGAAGACAGTGAAGTTAAGATAATGGCCGCTAAAGAAGTCGCGATGGCAACATGGGGAAGAACGGTCACATCGAAGCCAACCGATGGCAACAGATATAGGAGTATAGGGACGGCTATTATGCCACCGCCTATGCCTAATAACCCTGCCATGAAGCCGATAACACAACCGAGAAACAGACAGCTTATGAAGAGCAAGAATAGACTATCCATTAGTATTGAATACGCTCAAGCCAAAAAGTACGCTGCTTATAGAAGAAATACTGATCATATTCTAAGTGGGAACCTATATTAAAAATGAGCCACAGTTTAAAGCAAAATCTTAGATTAGTTAAGGATGGCCCCAAGCTGTCTTGATTCGAAGTACTCTCTCACCAATTCCCTCACCTCCTGACCACTGGTTAGGGTCAACGCCATCTCCAACAGTTCGCTGAGATCGGAATGAGAAACTCGACGAAGTAGGTAGTTAATCCGAGCTAGGCTACCTTGATTCATACTCAGCTGATCATAACCCATAGCCACGAGCAATATCACGCCGATAGGCTCCCCAGCTAATTCGCCACAAACACTTACCGGAAGGTGATATTGCCAACAATCAAATCTGGCCCTTTTTAAGGCCCTGAGGATCCCTGGGTGATAACAATCATAAAGTGTGCTCACCCTAGGGTTATTTCTATCCACTGCCAGCATATATTGAGTCAGATCGTTAGAGCCTACAGAGACAAAATCGACCCTTTTAGCCACTTCAGCGAGTTGATATAGCAAGGCAGGCACTTCAATCATTATGCCTATTTTAGGTCTGACTATCTCTTTTCCAAGATCACCTTTTAACTCAAAAAATGCTTGTTCCAGATAGGTTATGGCTTGATCTATCTCATCTAAGTTACTGACCATAGGCAAAAGAATATGCAACTGATCACTATCGGCTCCCGCGTGAATCATAGCTCTGAGCTGTACTAAGAAGAGCTCAGGGTGATCCAGAGATAATCTTATCCCTCGCCAACCCAAGAATGGGTTTTCCTCGTTAATAGGAAAATAGGATAACGGCTTATCACCACCCACATCTAAGGTTCTCATCACGACAGGCTTACCGCATGCGATTTCAAGTACCTGACGATACACTTTCACCTGTTCAGATTCGCTAGGGAACCTTTGATGCAACATAAATGGAATTTCAGTTCTATATAGACCGACTCCGTCGGATCCTTCTGCAATTTCCGACTCTAAGCTACTCAGTAGACCAGCGTTAAGATAGAGGTGTATCCGTTTACCATCTATGGTTTCAGCCGGAAGAGTTAATTCCTGTGCATATCTGTTTTGTAAGGCTTTTTCAGCCGAGATTAAATTTCTATATTCGGCTATGAGAGGTGGGGCCGGTGAAACCAGCAATTGGCCACGATTAGCATTGATGATCAATAACTTCTTGTCGATACCTGCAGTCAATACACCTTCGACGCCGATGATCGCTGGGACGCCAAGTGCTCGAGCTAAAATTGCGGCATGGGAGTTAACACCGCCCTGCTCGGTCACTATGCCGACTAACTTGTGACGGGGAAACTCGGCTAACATAGTCGCATCGGCTTCTTTTGTCACTAAGATCACAGGTACATCGGGCTCGAAACCCATTCTTTCCGGTTCAATAAGCAGACGTAATACTCGTAAACCAAGATCTCGAATATCTCCGGCGCGCTCCTTTAGGTAGAGATCTTGCATCTGAGTAAACTGATCTATATATCGCAAAGAGACACGACTCACAGCAGAAATAGCACTCCAGCCCTCTCGAACCTCCTTGATATATTCTCCACCTAGGCTGGCATTATCGAGCAGTAACTGTAGAGCCGAAAATATAGAAACAACTTCGTGATCTTCTTCTTGCTCGAAGCGCTGAGACAATGAAGAAAGCGTGTCTTTACACGCTTCTATAGCATGACTTAACCGAGTAACTTCAGCCTCGATGTCGGTAATTTTTACTTCAGGCTGGGATAATTCTATCTGCCCACCTATGACCAGAGCATGTGCTATCGCAATGCCATTAGCAGCAGAGGTTCCCTTAAAATGTAATAAATCAGGTGCTTCGGCTTTCTTTCGTAGGTTTCTTATTGCCATAGCGAGTTGAGCCGCCAATGTCATCAAGAAAGCTTCTTCGCCCTCACTAAACAGACGGGTATCGGCTTGCTGAACCACCAAGACACCTAGAATGCGTTTCTGATAGATGATAGGAGCAGCCAAAAATGCCCGAAAGCTTGCTTCCTCGGCTTCTTCAAACTGCTTAAATCTAGGATGTTGCTGAGCATCTGCTAGGTTAATAGGCTCTTCTCGCTCTGCAACTAAACCCACTAGGCCTTCCGATAGTGGCATTCTCACTTGGCCTACGGCGCTGTTTAACAAGCCATCCGTTGCAGAGAGCACCAACTGCTCCCCCTCTAACAGATATATAGAGCAACACTGAGTTGTCATCGCAGTTTTTGTACGAGAAACGAGCAAATCTAAAGCTGAGTGGAGATCTCGTGCCGCTGCCACGGCCTGTGTAATATCTCTTAGCATCTTAAGCACTTAGTCACTCCCTATACACCACTCAGTTGTTGTTGATTCTATTTAGAAGGCTAGGTTCTTTATACAAGCCGCATACAAGCCTTAGCGTCGCCTATTTCTTCTTTTATTACTCTGGCTATTACCGAAATGAGATTCTCGAGATTGAAATGGAAGTGCCGTCGGAGCAAATTCCTTCATTGCTTTCCTATATACATCCCGCTTGAAGGACACGACTTGCCTAACGGGGTACCAGTAACTCACCCAACGCCAATCATCGAATTCTGGGTGACCACAAGCATTGAGATCGATTGCACTCTCACCACTCTTTAACTGCAGTAAAAACCAC is a genomic window of Shewanella psychrophila containing:
- the nhaA gene encoding Na+/H+ antiporter NhaA encodes the protein MEKAIKNFLSQESAGGILLMVAVLLAMLMANSPLSGIYQGFLDTEMQVRVGSLDIDKTLIHWINDGLMAIFFMLIGLEVKRELLEGALSSRAQASLPTFAAIGGMVFPVGVYLLFNYSDPVTQVGWAIPAATDIAFALGIMALLGSRVPVALKVFLLALAIIDDLGVVVIIALFYSTDLSMVSLVVAAIAILGLIGLNRRGVTALGPYGVLGMILWIAVLKSGVHATLAGVIIAFCIPLRAKDGTSPSESLEHSLHPWSTFIILPIFAFANAGVNLGGMSLDALFSPVPVGIALGLLLGKPLGVLFFSYIAVKLKWAVLPEGMGWRHIAPVAVMCGIGFTMSMFISSLAFVGEGAAYGDFARLGILVGSLLSAVIGYFWLDKVLPKEAANSAK
- a CDS encoding sulfite exporter TauE/SafE family protein; protein product: MDSLFLLFISCLFLGCVIGFMAGLLGIGGGIIAVPILLYLLPSVGFDVTVLPHVAIATSLAAIILTSLSSARAHHKQGNIPWPLLKSVLPGLILGSLSAGFISSLFSADLLQTSFAVFVICMAVQMIFPYGFSKADKPMPSTSILFAVSTVIAIIAALMGIGGGVLLIPFLSWCGLQMKSAIGFSSASGVFIALFGSASYVISGWNVSDLPEWTLGYVYLPALLGIVMTSVLIAPLGVKAASIWPTKVLKRIFALLLVVVGVKLAIT
- a CDS encoding thymidylate synthase encodes the protein MKQYLALCNRIIDEGTWIENERTGKRCLTVINADLIYNVEKNEFPLITTRKSFWKAAIAEMLGYIRGYDNAADFRKLGAKTWDANANENLAWLNNPHRKGEDDMGRVYGVQGRAWSKPDGGTIDQLKKIVDNLKKGVDDRGEILSFYNPGEFHMGCLRPCMHTHNFSLLGDTLYLNSFQRSCDVPLGLNFNQVQVFTLLALIAQITGKKPGMAYHKIVNAHIYEDQLDLMRDVQLKREPFEPASLSINPDIKSLEDLETWVTMDDFEVSNYQHHDAIKYPFSV
- the ptsP gene encoding phosphoenolpyruvate--protein phosphotransferase, yielding MLKMLRDITQAVAAARDLHSALDLLVSRTKTAMTTQCCSIYLLEGEQLVLSATDGLLNSAVGQVRMPLSEGLVGLVAEREEPINLADAQQHPRFKQFEEAEEASFRAFLAAPIIYQKRILGVLVVQQADTRLFSEGEEAFLMTLAAQLAMAIRNLRKKAEAPDLLHFKGTSAANGIAIAHALVIGGQIELSQPEVKITDIEAEVTRLSHAIEACKDTLSSLSQRFEQEEDHEVVSIFSALQLLLDNASLGGEYIKEVREGWSAISAVSRVSLRYIDQFTQMQDLYLKERAGDIRDLGLRVLRLLIEPERMGFEPDVPVILVTKEADATMLAEFPRHKLVGIVTEQGGVNSHAAILARALGVPAIIGVEGVLTAGIDKKLLIINANRGQLLVSPAPPLIAEYRNLISAEKALQNRYAQELTLPAETIDGKRIHLYLNAGLLSSLESEIAEGSDGVGLYRTEIPFMLHQRFPSESEQVKVYRQVLEIACGKPVVMRTLDVGGDKPLSYFPINEENPFLGWRGIRLSLDHPELFLVQLRAMIHAGADSDQLHILLPMVSNLDEIDQAITYLEQAFFELKGDLGKEIVRPKIGIMIEVPALLYQLAEVAKRVDFVSVGSNDLTQYMLAVDRNNPRVSTLYDCYHPGILRALKRARFDCWQYHLPVSVCGELAGEPIGVILLVAMGYDQLSMNQGSLARINYLLRRVSHSDLSELLEMALTLTSGQEVRELVREYFESRQLGAILN